A genomic region of Verrucomicrobiia bacterium contains the following coding sequences:
- a CDS encoding aminopeptidase → MKDPRHEKLARLLTEYSVALKPGDVVAIQGDASTAPLMRECYRAALRRGAFVTTDVRIDGMAEIFYAEANRDQLKWVSPFAKFKFQKIDALISFWAEENTKALTNVDPKLLAAASSARKPINKIYMDRSASGALRWVGTQWPCNASAQDAEMSLTEYEEFVFGAGHLDDRDPIAAWKRISKDQQALTNFLNKSHEVRIVAEDTDIRYSCKGRKWINCDGHYNFPDGEVFTGPVENSVEGHVKFSFPAVHGGREVHGARLTFERGKVVKAEAEKGQDFLRAMINMDSGSCYLGEGAIGTNYNVTRYTKNTLFDEKIGGTIHLALGAGYTETGNKNRSGLHWDMVCDLRKGGELYVDGELIQKNGRFLNKKFPQP, encoded by the coding sequence ATGAAAGATCCACGTCACGAAAAACTTGCCCGCTTGCTGACGGAATACTCCGTCGCGTTGAAACCCGGCGACGTCGTCGCCATCCAGGGCGATGCGTCCACTGCCCCGCTCATGCGCGAATGCTACCGGGCAGCACTGCGCCGTGGCGCGTTTGTGACGACCGATGTGCGCATTGACGGCATGGCCGAGATCTTCTACGCCGAAGCGAACCGGGATCAGCTCAAGTGGGTGTCGCCCTTCGCGAAGTTCAAGTTTCAGAAGATCGACGCCCTCATCAGCTTCTGGGCCGAGGAGAACACGAAGGCGCTCACCAATGTTGACCCGAAGTTGCTAGCGGCGGCGTCTTCCGCGCGCAAACCGATCAATAAGATATACATGGACCGCAGCGCGAGCGGCGCGTTGCGCTGGGTCGGCACGCAGTGGCCGTGCAACGCCAGCGCGCAGGACGCGGAGATGTCGTTGACGGAATACGAGGAGTTCGTGTTCGGCGCGGGTCATCTCGACGACCGCGATCCGATCGCCGCATGGAAGCGCATCTCGAAGGACCAGCAAGCCCTCACCAATTTTCTCAACAAATCGCATGAGGTCCGCATCGTCGCGGAAGACACGGACATCCGTTACTCCTGCAAAGGCCGCAAGTGGATCAACTGTGACGGTCACTACAATTTCCCCGACGGCGAGGTCTTTACCGGGCCGGTCGAGAACAGCGTCGAAGGCCACGTGAAGTTCAGTTTCCCGGCGGTCCACGGTGGACGCGAAGTGCACGGCGCGCGACTGACCTTTGAGCGCGGCAAGGTCGTGAAAGCCGAGGCCGAAAAAGGGCAGGATTTCTTGCGAGCGATGATCAATATGGACAGCGGCTCATGTTACCTCGGCGAGGGCGCCATCGGGACGAATTACAACGTGACGCGCTACACCAAGAACACATTATTCGACGAAAAGATCGGCGGCACGATCCACCTCGCACTCGGCGCGGGTTACACCGAGACCGGCAACAAGAACCGCAGCGGCCTGCACTGGGACATGGTCTGTGACCTCCGAAAAGGCGGCGAGCTCTACGTCGATGGTGAATTGATTCAGAAGAACGGCCGGTTTCTCAACAAGAAGTTCCCGCAGCCGTAA